The genomic region CGTCGAGCGCCACCTTGCAGCCCTCGCCGCAGGCCAGCGCCCCCGTGTCCTCGTCGAGCGTCACCCGGTAGAGCGCGTTCTGGTTGCGCGAGGGGACGAGCACCTGCGCGGGGGGGACGCCGGACGGCGGCGTCCAGCCGGGGCAGGACTGGGCGTCGGCCACCACCACCTCGCCGCCCATGCTGCCGATCCGCGCGCTCCCCAGGATCGCGAGCGCGGCGTTCGGATCGGCCCGGGTGTCGCCCGAGGCGTCCGGATCGACGGCGATGAGCGTGCCGCCCTCGTTCAGGTCGTAGTTGAGGTCGAAGTTGGACGAGACGACGAGGAGCGCGGTCTTCCCGTTCGAGAGCTTCGCGAGCGAGAGGCCGGTCGGGAAGTAGAACTGGCTCGTCGGGGGCGCCACCGCCCGGACCGACTCGCCGCAGCCGGCGGCGAGCAACAGCCCCAGCACCGCACATCCACCAAAGAATTCGCGCACGCGGGCGCCGCACCTTAGTCGGGAGGAGAAACGGGTCAAGGCGATTCGCCGCATCCCGGAGAGCGGGTTCACCGGCCCCCCGCGGCCTGGGCGGGCTCGGCCGGCGGCAGCTCCGCCTGGATCCGCCGGAAGTCGGCGACGTCGGCGAAGAGCGCCGCCACGCGCTTCATGAGGGCGAGCCGGTTCCCGCGCACCGCGGGGTCGTCCACCATCACCATCACCTCGTCGAAGAAGCGGTCCACCGCCGGCTTGAGGGCGGCCACGGCCCGGAGGACGGCCGGGTAGTCGCGGCGCTCGCGCAGCCGCACCACCTCCTCCTCCACCCGACCCACCTCGGCCTCGAGCGCGCGCTCCGCGTCGTCCCGCAGCAGCCCGGGGTCCACGCGGCCCGTCCCCTCCCCCTGCGCCTTCTCCTGGATGTTGGCGACGCGCTTGAAGGCGACCGCCAGCGGCACGAAGTCCGGCCGGCGCTTCACCTCGGCGAGGGCGGCGAGCCGCTCCCGGGCGTCCACCACGTCGTCGAAGCCGGCCGAGAGCACCGCCTCGACGAGATCGCCGTCGGCGCCCTCGCTCCAGAGGGCCTTGAGCCGGCCGCGCACGAAGTCGAGCACCTGCGCCTTCACCTGCTCGCGGGGGAGCACGAGCTTCGGGCCCACGGCCGCCAGGGCCCCGTCCACGGCGGCGGCGAGGGAGAGGTGGTAGCCCCGGTCCACGAGGATGCGCACCAGGCCGATGGCGGCGCGGCGCAGGCCGAAGGGATCGGCGGCGCCGGTCGCCTTCTCGCCGACGCCGATGATGCCGGCCAGCTGGTGGAGCCGGTCGGCGAGCCCGACGAGCGCGCCGAGATCGCCGCGCGGCATCTCCTCGGCGGCGCCGATGGGCCGGTAGTGGTCCTCGATGGCCGCGGCCACCTCGGGGTCGATCCCCTCGAGCCGGGCGTAGTGGGCGCCCATGATCCCCTGCAGCTCGGGGAACTCGCCCACCATGCCGGTGCCGAGGTCGGCCTTGCAGAGCCGGGCGGCGCGGTCGAGCTCGGGGGCGCGGCCGCCCAGCCCGAGCTGGCCCGCCAGCGCCAGCGCGATCTGGCCGATCCGCTCCACCCGCTCGAGCTCGCTGCCGAGCTTCGCCTGGTAGGTGCGGCGGCCCAGGTCGCCGACGCGGCTCTCGAGCGAGCGCTTGCGGTCCTCCTCGAAGAAGAAGCGGGCGTCGGCGAGGCGGGCGCGGAGCACGCGCTCGTAGCCGTGGCGGGCGACCTTCGGGTCCTTCACCGGGGTGCCGGACACGGCGATGAACCGGTTCTGCAGCCGCCCCTTCCCGTCCACCACCGCGAAGTAGCGCTGGTGGTTGCGCATCTCGGAGACCACCACCTCGGCCGGGAGCGAGAGGTTCGACTCCTCGAAGGTGCCGGCGATGGCGGTGGGGGACTCGACGAGGAAGGTGACCTGGTCCACCAGGGCCGGGTCGGGCCGGACGGCGCCGCCCGCCTTCCTCGCGGCCTGGGCGAGCTGCTTCTCCACGAGCGCCTTGCGCTCGACCGGGTCCACGATCACGCCGGCCTGCCGCAGCTTCGCGACGTAGTCGGCGTAGGTGCCCTTGAGCTTCACCGGCCGGGGCGCGACGAAGCGGTGGCCGCGGGTCTCGGCGCCGGAGGCGACGTCGCCGTAGCGCACCGGCAGCACCTTGCCGCCGTAGAGGGCCACGAGCCAGCGCACCGGCCGCGCGAAGGTGACGGTCTCGTCGCCCCAGCGCATCGCCTTCCGGAAGCGGATGCGGGGGAGGAGCGCCTCGAGCAGGCCCGGCAGCACCTTCTCCGCCTTCTGCCCCTTCTCGAGCTTCTCGACGGCGAGCCGCTCGCCCTTGGGGGTCTGCGCGCGCTTCAGCGCGGCGACCTCCACCCCCTGGCTCCTCGCGAAGCCGAGCGCCGCCGGGGTGGGCTTGCCGGCCGCGTCGAAGGCGGCCTGGACCGACGGTCCGAGGGCCTCGGTGCGCGCGTCGGGCTGCTTCGCCGCGACGCCCTCGGCCACCACCGCGAGCCGCCGCGGGGTGCCGACCGCCCTCACCGCGCCGTGCGCGAGCCGCGCCTCGTCGAGCGCCTTGCCGAGGTCCTCCTCGAGCTGTCGCAGCGCCGACGGGACCATGCCCGCCGGGAGCTCCTCGGTGCCGATTTCAAAGAGAAGGTCTGCCATGTCCGTTGTCCTGTGGGGGGCCGCTAGGCCGCCTTGCCCTTCTTCTTCGCGGGCTTGCGCGCCGCGCCCTTCGCCGCCGCCTGCGCCGCCCGGAGCAGCGGGAACCCGAGCTCCTCGCGCATCCGGAGGTACCCCTCGGCGCAGCCGCGGGCGAGCGCCCGCACCCGGCCGATGTAGGCGGCCCGCTCGGTCACGCTGATGGCGCCCCGGGCGTCGAGCAGGTTGAACGCGTGCGAGCACTTGAGGCAGTAGTCGTAGGCGGGCAGCGGGAGCTTCCGCTCCAGGAGCCGCTTGCACTCCGCCTCGTACACGCCGAAGAGCTCGAACAGCATCTTCGGATCGCTCTCGCGGAAGCTGTACTCGCTGAACTCCACCTCGGAGCGGTGGAAGACCTCGCGGTACTTGATCCCCTTCACCCACTCGACGTCGTACACGTTCTCGACGTCCTGCAGGTACATCGCGATCCGCTCGAGCCCGTAGGTGAGCTCGGCGGCCACCGGCTTCACCTCGAAGCCGCCGGCCTGCTGGAAGTAGGTGAACTGGGTGATCTCCATCCCGTCGCACCAGACCTCCCAGCCGAGGCCCCAGGCGCCCAGCGTGGGGCTCTCCCAGTCGTCCTCGACGAAGCGGATGTCGTGCTCCTTGGGGTCGATGCCGATGGCCTTGAGCGACCCGAGGTAGAGCTCCTGCACGTCCGGGGGCGAGGGCTTCAGGATCACCTGGAACTGGTGGTGCTGGTGGAGCCGGTTCGGGTTCTCGCCGAAGCGGCCGTCGGAGGGGCGGCGCGAGGGCTCGACGTAGGCCACGTTCCACGGCTCGGGGCCGAGGACGCGCAGGAAGGTGGACGGGTTCATGGTGCCCGCGCCGACCTCGAGGTCGTAGCCCTGGGCGAGGATGCACCCGCGGCTCGCCCAGTAGCCCTGCAGGGTGAGGATCAGTTCCTGGAAGTTCACGACCGCCTCCATCGTCGATTCGACCGGCCGGACCGGCGCCGGACCGGGCACGGTAGGACCCCCCGCCACGCCTGTCAAACGAGAAGAGGACCGGGGGGTTCCGGGCCGCGGGGCGCGTGCCGGAATGTGCGCGCGGCCCCCCTCAGCCCAGCATGGGCCCGAGCTCGTCGAGGAACTTCCGGCTCGCCAGCCGGTGGCCCACGAGGTGCTCCACGAAGCGGGCCAGGAGCCGCTGCGCCTCGGCCCCCGCGGCCGGGGTGAGCGGGGCCAGGGCGGCCTCCTCCAGGCCGGCGCGGGAGAGCCGCAGCAGGGCGTCGAGCGCCTCGGCCGAGACCGGCGTGCCCCCCGCCCCGCTCCCGGCGCAGGGCGGGCAGAGCGCCCCCCCGTGGGAGAGGTCGAAGGCGTGGCGCGGGGCGTCGCCGGCCGTCACTGGCGCGCCGCAGCGGGCGCAGGCGTCGAGGCGGGGGGCGAACCCGGCCTCGCGCAGCGCGCCGAGCTCGAAGGCCCGCAGCGCGGCCGGGCGCGCGGGGGCGCGGTCGAGCAGCGCGAGGTAGTCGCAGAGCAGCTGGAAGAGCTCGGGGTGCGGCTCGGCGTCGCGGGTGAGCTCGCGCGCGAGGTCGCAGGCGTAGCCGGCGCAGGCGATGCGGGTGAGGTCGCCGCGGATGCCGCCGAAGGCCGCCCGGACCGAGACCGTCTCGAGCCCGTAGAGATCGCCGGAGGGGCGCTCCTTGAGCGAGGCGACGAGGACCGTGAACGGCTCGAGGGCGCCGCCGAAGCGCTTGCGGGAGGCGCGGGCGCCCCGCGCGAAGGCGGAGAGCTTGCCCCGCTCCTCGGTGAAGAGCGAGACCACCCGGTCCGACTCGCCGTAGTCGGTGGTGCGCAGGACCACGGCGAGGAGCTCGAGCCGGGTCACCGGGTCACCGGGGGCGCCGCCTCCGGCTGGTAGTAGGAGCCGCGCTCGCCCGGGGTCCGGGTCGGGTCGAGCTTGAGCGGGGCGGGGCGGCGGGTCGAGGCGAAGAGCACCAGCGCCAGCGCCGCGGCGGCGAGGAGGACGGCGACCAGCAACCGCGGGTCGAGGGAGCGCCGCGGCCGGGGCCGCGCGGGCGCCTCGGCCTCGGCCGCGCCGAGCCCGCCCTCCACCTCCTGCCAGCGGAGCACCACCTCGTCCGGATCGAGCCCCGCCGCGCCGGCCCAGGCGCGCAGGTAGCCGAGCAGGTAGGCGCGGGGCGGCATGCGGGCGAGCTCCCCCGACTCGAGGGCCTCGACGATGCCGGTGCCGAGCTTGGCGCGGCGCCCCACCTCCTCGCGATCGAGGCCGCGCAGCTCGCGCTCACGCTCCAGCCAGCGGCCGAAGGAGGCCACGTCGGGCGGCGCCTCGGCGCCCTCCTCGAACGGAGACGGCGCGACCGGTCCCTCGCGCTCAGCCATGTGCCCTCCCGTCGCTCACTGGAGGAGATCGTGCCGGTGGCGGCAGTCGTTCGCCATCTCGCCCTCGCCGCCCAGCTCCACGCAGCGCTCGAAGGCGTTCCGCGCCTTCTCGGCGTCGCCGCGCCGGAGGTGGACGAGCCCCATCTCCCGCCAGGCCCCCGGGTCGCGCTCGCAGGTCCGGGCCCAGCGCTCGAAGGTCTCGAGCGCGTCGCCGGTCCGGCCCTGGTCGAGCTGCATGCCCCCGAGCGCCTCGAGCGCCTCGCAGCTGCGCGGGTTCTGCGCCACCGCGGCCCGGATCTCGGCGAAGCCCTCGTCCTTGCGATCGAGCTGGTAGTACAGCACGAGCGCGCGGTTCTTCCGGGCGTAGATGGGAGTCTCGTAGTACATGTTGCCGAGCGCGGCGTCGAACTCGGCCAGCGCCTCCTTGGGCCGGCCGGTGCGCGCCAGCAGCTGCCCGAGGTCGTTGTGCGCCTCCGAGTAGTCCGGCCGCAGCTCGGCGGCCCGGCGGTACTCCTTCTCGGCCTCGGCGGTCCGCCCGAAGAGCTCGAAGGCCACCCCGCGGCCGAGGTGCGCCTCCGGGAGCGCCTCGTTGGCGGCGAGCGCGGCGTCGAACTCGCGCATGGCGTCCTGCGGGCGGTGGTTGCGGAGGGCCTCCAGGCCGAGCCCGTTGTGGATCTCGGAGGAGTCCCGCTCCTGCTTGCTGGGGGCGTGGGAGCAGGCGGCGGCGAGGAGGGCGAGGAGCAGCGGGCGGCGCAGTCGATTCATGGGGGTTCGGTCAGAAGCTGGAGAGCAGGCGCCCGAGCGCCTGGCGGGGATCGCGGGGCGCCGCCGCGGCGGGCGGCGGAGGGACGCCGAAGGCGGTGATCCGCTTCAGGGTCCGCTCCTGCAGCTCCGGCGCGAGGTTCCGGAAGTTGAGGTTGTCGAGCATGAAGCCCATGGACTCGAGGAACTGCAGCCCCTCCACCTCGGTGCCGCGGTAGTCCTCGATGCCCACCTCGCGGCGGTCGTGCAAGTAGACCACGTTCTCGCCGCTCGCGGGCAGGGACAGGACCACGAAGACGGAGAAGCTGCCGCCCGGGTTGCGGAGGCCGACGAGGTAGCCCTGAACCGCCTGCGCCGGC from Anaeromyxobacter paludicola harbors:
- the glyS gene encoding glycine--tRNA ligase subunit beta yields the protein MADLLFEIGTEELPAGMVPSALRQLEEDLGKALDEARLAHGAVRAVGTPRRLAVVAEGVAAKQPDARTEALGPSVQAAFDAAGKPTPAALGFARSQGVEVAALKRAQTPKGERLAVEKLEKGQKAEKVLPGLLEALLPRIRFRKAMRWGDETVTFARPVRWLVALYGGKVLPVRYGDVASGAETRGHRFVAPRPVKLKGTYADYVAKLRQAGVIVDPVERKALVEKQLAQAARKAGGAVRPDPALVDQVTFLVESPTAIAGTFEESNLSLPAEVVVSEMRNHQRYFAVVDGKGRLQNRFIAVSGTPVKDPKVARHGYERVLRARLADARFFFEEDRKRSLESRVGDLGRRTYQAKLGSELERVERIGQIALALAGQLGLGGRAPELDRAARLCKADLGTGMVGEFPELQGIMGAHYARLEGIDPEVAAAIEDHYRPIGAAEEMPRGDLGALVGLADRLHQLAGIIGVGEKATGAADPFGLRRAAIGLVRILVDRGYHLSLAAAVDGALAAVGPKLVLPREQVKAQVLDFVRGRLKALWSEGADGDLVEAVLSAGFDDVVDARERLAALAEVKRRPDFVPLAVAFKRVANIQEKAQGEGTGRVDPGLLRDDAERALEAEVGRVEEEVVRLRERRDYPAVLRAVAALKPAVDRFFDEVMVMVDDPAVRGNRLALMKRVAALFADVADFRRIQAELPPAEPAQAAGGR
- the glyQ gene encoding glycine--tRNA ligase subunit alpha gives rise to the protein MNFQELILTLQGYWASRGCILAQGYDLEVGAGTMNPSTFLRVLGPEPWNVAYVEPSRRPSDGRFGENPNRLHQHHQFQVILKPSPPDVQELYLGSLKAIGIDPKEHDIRFVEDDWESPTLGAWGLGWEVWCDGMEITQFTYFQQAGGFEVKPVAAELTYGLERIAMYLQDVENVYDVEWVKGIKYREVFHRSEVEFSEYSFRESDPKMLFELFGVYEAECKRLLERKLPLPAYDYCLKCSHAFNLLDARGAISVTERAAYIGRVRALARGCAEGYLRMREELGFPLLRAAQAAAKGAARKPAKKKGKAA
- the recO gene encoding DNA repair protein RecO, whose product is MTRLELLAVVLRTTDYGESDRVVSLFTEERGKLSAFARGARASRKRFGGALEPFTVLVASLKERPSGDLYGLETVSVRAAFGGIRGDLTRIACAGYACDLARELTRDAEPHPELFQLLCDYLALLDRAPARPAALRAFELGALREAGFAPRLDACARCGAPVTAGDAPRHAFDLSHGGALCPPCAGSGAGGTPVSAEALDALLRLSRAGLEEAALAPLTPAAGAEAQRLLARFVEHLVGHRLASRKFLDELGPMLG
- a CDS encoding helix-turn-helix domain-containing protein, whose protein sequence is MAEREGPVAPSPFEEGAEAPPDVASFGRWLERERELRGLDREEVGRRAKLGTGIVEALESGELARMPPRAYLLGYLRAWAGAAGLDPDEVVLRWQEVEGGLGAAEAEAPARPRPRRSLDPRLLVAVLLAAAALALVLFASTRRPAPLKLDPTRTPGERGSYYQPEAAPPVTR
- a CDS encoding tetratricopeptide repeat protein; the protein is MNRLRRPLLLALLAAACSHAPSKQERDSSEIHNGLGLEALRNHRPQDAMREFDAALAANEALPEAHLGRGVAFELFGRTAEAEKEYRRAAELRPDYSEAHNDLGQLLARTGRPKEALAEFDAALGNMYYETPIYARKNRALVLYYQLDRKDEGFAEIRAAVAQNPRSCEALEALGGMQLDQGRTGDALETFERWARTCERDPGAWREMGLVHLRRGDAEKARNAFERCVELGGEGEMANDCRHRHDLLQ